In Candidatus Eremiobacteraceae bacterium, the following proteins share a genomic window:
- a CDS encoding tetratricopeptide repeat protein, whose translation MIALIVPTLVASLMLGSDSGSAKAESLVKACRAAFNDNHLDTALADCNKAIALDPSIASAYAFRGDIKDVRGDHHGALADYNIALKLNPNYQYGYATRCDTRRELEDYTGAKADCTKAIGLNPGDGYAYDRFGYLDLDTGNDAAAVKHFTTALKNDPTLVNSYAGRCHAYDNLEKYSQALEDCKSALDIDPNSDDGLFYLAWAERNDGKAADAIGHWNTYIKRNPDDAVAFYNRGLANRDAGELAAAKSDFGTYIERKPKDGDGFYERGLVEEKLGDKDAALTDMKAALKLYQIAGDDQSAKQATDEINKLEGN comes from the coding sequence ATGATCGCTTTGATCGTTCCGACGCTCGTCGCATCCTTAATGCTGGGCTCCGATTCTGGATCGGCGAAGGCCGAGTCGCTCGTCAAGGCTTGTAGAGCGGCGTTCAACGACAACCATCTAGATACCGCGCTCGCCGATTGCAACAAGGCGATCGCCCTCGATCCTAGCATAGCCTCGGCTTACGCGTTTCGCGGCGATATCAAAGACGTCCGCGGGGATCATCATGGCGCTCTCGCTGACTACAACATCGCCCTGAAACTCAATCCGAATTATCAGTACGGCTATGCGACTCGTTGCGACACGAGACGCGAACTCGAAGATTACACGGGCGCCAAAGCCGATTGCACGAAGGCGATCGGTCTCAACCCGGGCGACGGCTACGCATACGACCGTTTCGGCTATCTCGATCTCGACACAGGCAACGATGCGGCAGCCGTCAAGCACTTCACGACCGCGCTCAAGAACGATCCGACGCTCGTCAACTCGTATGCGGGGCGATGCCACGCCTACGACAATCTCGAGAAATACTCGCAAGCGCTCGAGGACTGCAAGAGCGCGCTCGACATCGACCCGAACAGCGATGATGGGCTCTTCTATCTCGCATGGGCTGAGCGCAACGACGGGAAGGCAGCCGATGCCATCGGGCACTGGAACACGTACATAAAACGCAACCCAGACGACGCCGTCGCCTTCTACAACCGTGGGCTCGCCAATCGCGACGCGGGCGAGTTAGCGGCCGCGAAGAGCGACTTCGGCACGTACATCGAGCGCAAGCCGAAGGACGGTGACGGTTTCTACGAGCGTGGGCTCGTCGAAGAGAAGCTCGGCGACAAGGACGCAGCGCTGACTGATATGAAAGCCGCGCTCAAGCTCTACCAGATCGCGGGCGACGACCAGAGCGCGAAGCAGGCCACCGACGAGATCAACAAGCTCGAAGGGAACTAG
- a CDS encoding N-acetyltransferase, which yields MSDAVLGEITIDEADDDDREWCAQLMASSEPWLTLGRTIDQTRPLFHRTDSELYVARRDGMACGFLLLRDRGIIYSPYIASLAVSPDSRGLGIGGRLLDFVEKRARESSKHIFLCVSSFNTRAQVLYDRHGYAVVGELKDYIVDGFSEYLMSKRLR from the coding sequence ATGAGCGACGCCGTGCTCGGCGAAATCACGATCGATGAAGCGGATGACGACGACCGCGAATGGTGCGCGCAGCTCATGGCGTCGTCGGAACCGTGGCTGACGCTCGGGCGGACGATCGATCAGACGCGGCCGCTCTTCCATCGCACGGACAGCGAGCTCTATGTGGCCCGGCGCGACGGCATGGCCTGCGGCTTTCTCTTACTGAGAGATCGCGGGATCATCTATTCTCCGTACATCGCGTCGCTCGCGGTGTCGCCCGACTCACGCGGGCTCGGGATCGGTGGCCGCCTCCTCGATTTCGTCGAAAAACGTGCACGTGAATCATCCAAGCACATCTTCCTCTGCGTTTCTTCCTTTAATACACGCGCGCAAGTGCTCTACGACCGCCACGGCTACGCCGTCGTCGGCGAGCTCAAGGATTACATCGTCGACGGGTTTTCCGAGTATCTCATGAGCAAGCGTTTGCGATAG
- a CDS encoding response regulator transcription factor, which produces MPEPADVQGRKGRVVIVEDHSLTRAGLRLALEEAGFEVVGEADDGLRGWEAVDRLIPDVAVIDVGLPGIDGIELTRRIRAAHPQTRVVILTMHDLDNEVLAALAAGADAYCVKSGTPTAVIAAVRAAIEGAAYFDPAIAHVVLRHVGSPQVSRPAESSPLTERETEILRLIADGVGNVEIGQRLSLGLGTVKGHIRDILGKLSAADRTQAAVVALRRGLI; this is translated from the coding sequence ATGCCTGAGCCGGCGGACGTACAAGGCCGCAAGGGCCGCGTCGTCATCGTCGAAGACCATTCGCTCACCCGCGCAGGGCTGCGGCTCGCGCTCGAAGAGGCGGGCTTCGAGGTCGTCGGCGAGGCGGATGACGGTCTGCGCGGTTGGGAAGCCGTCGATCGGCTGATACCGGACGTCGCCGTCATCGACGTCGGCTTGCCGGGTATCGACGGCATCGAGCTGACGCGCCGCATCCGCGCGGCGCATCCCCAGACGCGCGTCGTCATTCTCACGATGCACGACCTCGATAACGAAGTGCTCGCGGCGCTCGCTGCCGGCGCGGACGCCTATTGCGTGAAATCGGGCACGCCGACTGCGGTAATCGCGGCCGTACGCGCTGCTATCGAGGGCGCGGCTTACTTCGACCCGGCAATCGCCCACGTCGTGCTCAGGCACGTCGGCAGCCCTCAGGTCTCCAGGCCCGCCGAGAGCTCCCCGCTGACGGAGCGCGAGACAGAGATCCTTCGGCTCATCGCTGACGGGGTCGGCAACGTCGAAATCGGTCAGCGATTGAGCCTCGGCCTGGGCACCGTCAAGGGCCACATCCGGGATATCCTGGGAAAGCTCTCTGCCGCCGACCGCACCCAGGCGGCAGTCGTCGCCCTCCGCCGCGGTCTGATTTAG
- a CDS encoding DUF1264 domain-containing protein, with amino-acid sequence MSRFKYAAAFAALLAIVASIALFHRPAQVASASMMSASTSSPVAGYTLHIDASQHYTGHPDEIIHHWCKTFSPSFIECQLYDSDGPNGHLVGVETIVPTSVWKTYSADERAKWHYHRVEIPKLKVAMMPGLTKEQSQKVIASLLETYGKVWILWDPRSTGGKPTGDPTITILK; translated from the coding sequence ATGTCGCGCTTCAAGTACGCCGCCGCGTTCGCGGCACTGCTCGCGATCGTCGCTTCGATCGCGCTCTTCCACCGGCCGGCTCAGGTCGCTAGCGCAAGCATGATGTCGGCGTCGACGTCATCGCCGGTAGCCGGCTACACGCTCCATATCGATGCGAGTCAGCACTATACGGGCCACCCCGACGAGATCATCCACCACTGGTGCAAGACGTTCTCACCGTCGTTCATCGAGTGCCAGCTCTACGACTCGGACGGTCCGAACGGACACCTGGTCGGCGTCGAGACGATCGTACCGACGTCGGTGTGGAAGACGTACAGCGCGGACGAGCGCGCGAAATGGCACTACCATCGCGTCGAGATCCCGAAACTGAAGGTCGCGATGATGCCGGGTCTGACCAAGGAGCAGTCGCAGAAAGTCATCGCGTCGCTGCTCGAGACCTACGGGAAGGTCTGGATACTCTGGGATCCGCGGTCGACCGGCGGCAAGCCGACCGGCGATCCGACAATCACGATCCTCAAGTAA
- a CDS encoding MauE/DoxX family redox-associated membrane protein, which yields MSKREKSKFAVSVAAWIVRLALGSAFLVSVADRFGVLGPHGARNVSWGDWQHFVAYVAILNWFVPSALASPLAIVDTIIESALGIALMLGLWPRLAARVAAGLLLAFAVTMTVALGIVAPVSYGVFSAFGGALLLATVSAPGSTAWSRRTI from the coding sequence ATGAGCAAGCGCGAGAAAAGCAAGTTCGCTGTCTCGGTCGCCGCGTGGATTGTCCGATTGGCGCTCGGCAGCGCGTTTCTAGTCTCCGTCGCCGATCGCTTCGGCGTGCTCGGCCCTCACGGTGCGAGAAACGTTTCTTGGGGAGACTGGCAGCACTTCGTCGCGTACGTCGCGATCCTCAATTGGTTCGTGCCCAGCGCCCTCGCTTCACCGCTCGCGATCGTCGACACGATAATCGAATCCGCCCTCGGCATAGCGCTGATGCTCGGGCTTTGGCCGAGACTGGCGGCCAGGGTCGCTGCGGGGTTACTCCTCGCTTTCGCGGTGACCATGACCGTCGCGCTCGGCATCGTCGCACCCGTGAGCTACGGCGTATTCTCTGCGTTCGGCGGTGCGCTGCTCCTAGCGACGGTCTCGGCGCCCGGATCGACCGCCTGGTCGCGCCGTACAATTTGA
- a CDS encoding metalloregulator ArsR/SmtB family transcription factor: MSMQRCTPFVKVVDTDFGEQAQLFKALGDPHRLAILATLARAKDEVCVCDFTAGLPLEQPTVSHHLRWLREADLVRSSRTGTWVYYRLAPGVLGRLRKAVNALFSEKAIAA, translated from the coding sequence ATGTCAATGCAGCGATGCACCCCGTTCGTCAAAGTTGTCGACACCGATTTCGGGGAGCAAGCCCAGTTGTTCAAGGCGCTGGGCGACCCGCACCGATTGGCGATCCTCGCCACGCTCGCGCGCGCCAAGGACGAGGTCTGCGTCTGCGACTTCACCGCGGGACTTCCGCTGGAGCAACCCACGGTTTCGCATCACCTGCGTTGGCTGCGCGAAGCCGATCTCGTTCGATCCAGTCGGACGGGGACATGGGTGTACTACCGCCTTGCTCCGGGGGTCCTCGGTCGACTGCGCAAAGCCGTCAACGCGCTCTTCTCAGAGAAAGCAATAGCAGCGTGA
- a CDS encoding ammonium transporter has translation MTPHIPVFNGYNTAFMLICASLVMLMTPGLAFFYGGLVQRKNVLTIMIQSFMSLGWTTVLWYAFGYSMCFGPDWHGIIGDPTYYAFLKGVTLQTMFTGNDAGIPLIVHIAYQMMFAIITPALITGAFANRVTFKAYFLFLTAWLILVYFPFVHMLWSPLGLFAKWGVLDFAGGIVVHASAGFAALASVLYVGRRSVVENRPHNVPLIALGTGLLWFGWYGFNAGSELRVDPVTASAFLNTDIAASFAAVAWLIVEWVRGRQPKFVGLLTGAVAGLATITPAAGFVSPTTAVIYGIVSGLVCYYAVALKNRLGWDDALDVWGVHGIGGSLGIILLGVFASTAWNPNGADGLLLGGVGFFGKQVTAAVVCSLWAFVFTYAMLWLINKITPAKVDPAAEERGLDVELHGEEAYPFGL, from the coding sequence GTGACACCGCACATCCCCGTCTTCAACGGTTACAACACCGCTTTTATGCTGATCTGCGCGAGCCTCGTCATGCTCATGACGCCCGGTCTCGCGTTCTTCTATGGCGGCCTCGTCCAACGCAAGAATGTCCTGACGATCATGATCCAAAGCTTCATGTCGCTCGGGTGGACGACGGTCCTCTGGTACGCGTTCGGCTACTCTATGTGCTTCGGCCCCGATTGGCACGGGATCATCGGAGATCCGACCTACTACGCGTTCCTCAAGGGCGTGACGCTGCAGACGATGTTCACGGGGAACGATGCAGGTATCCCGCTCATCGTGCACATCGCGTATCAGATGATGTTCGCGATCATCACGCCTGCCCTCATCACCGGTGCGTTCGCAAACCGGGTCACGTTCAAGGCGTACTTCCTGTTCCTGACCGCGTGGCTCATCCTCGTATACTTCCCGTTCGTGCACATGCTCTGGAGCCCGCTCGGGTTGTTCGCGAAATGGGGCGTGCTCGATTTCGCCGGCGGCATCGTCGTCCACGCGTCCGCGGGTTTTGCGGCGCTCGCGTCGGTGCTCTACGTCGGTCGCCGTTCCGTGGTCGAAAACAGGCCGCACAACGTTCCGTTGATAGCGCTCGGTACGGGCCTGTTGTGGTTCGGATGGTACGGCTTCAACGCGGGCTCGGAGCTTCGCGTCGATCCCGTGACCGCATCTGCGTTCTTGAACACGGATATCGCGGCGTCGTTCGCAGCGGTGGCGTGGCTCATCGTCGAGTGGGTCCGCGGACGTCAGCCGAAGTTCGTCGGGCTATTGACCGGCGCCGTCGCGGGGCTTGCGACGATCACGCCGGCGGCCGGCTTCGTCTCGCCGACGACGGCCGTCATCTACGGCATCGTCTCGGGCCTCGTCTGCTATTACGCCGTCGCGCTGAAGAACCGGCTCGGCTGGGATGACGCGCTCGACGTCTGGGGCGTGCACGGCATCGGCGGTTCGCTCGGCATCATCCTACTGGGTGTGTTCGCGTCGACCGCGTGGAATCCGAACGGCGCTGATGGATTGCTGCTCGGCGGCGTCGGCTTCTTCGGCAAGCAGGTGACCGCTGCCGTCGTCTGCAGTCTGTGGGCGTTCGTATTCACCTACGCGATGTTGTGGCTCATCAACAAGATCACACCCGCGAAAGTGGATCCGGCGGCGGAAGAGCGGGGACTTGACGTCGAGCTGCACGGCGAAGAGGCGTATCCGTTCGGGCTCTGA
- a CDS encoding HAMP domain-containing sensor histidine kinase has protein sequence MQPRVAMWLSVALLLGAWIVDMFTPESLVAAILLAVPVALSSLFLEKRFTAWVVVAAIIADIVAGWYNGFHQGGHYTAIAIANRALAAFSIVLVGVLGSIAQTAALRSGRLAARQKQAERAEAIRHAFERIRSSLNVDLVARAIVREAIGTLGARSAQLYLLDASTQPELVYRYDGTQADVGVERATPPSPLTQFLRRAIESRDLVSLTPSDPVARLALDALHADAASVVPLADAHVSLAILVLASGDDGPSSGEREPDVWVRSFAEQAATAIAHAATFVELGRKNEELARANRAIDERGQVIRDIVYALSHDLRTPLSAAAMTMQQALEGKFGALPAQYEEIVRRSIESNSELRRLAETLLMVAKYESGEHSTERGPVQLGSVARSVVDELDPLWRAKGIRMRVGDDEGAVAAGDAREIRRAVMNLVANAVSWTPEGGTIAVGVKRDGDNVALSVEDDGYGVPPSERPSLFQRLSTNDASRVGSGSGLGLYIVRRIAENHAGAATYRPVDPHGSEFAIVIPAYTQVGQHA, from the coding sequence GTGCAACCGCGTGTCGCGATGTGGCTGTCGGTCGCGCTCCTCCTCGGCGCGTGGATCGTCGACATGTTCACACCCGAATCGCTCGTCGCGGCGATCCTCCTCGCGGTCCCGGTCGCGCTCTCCAGCCTCTTTTTGGAAAAACGTTTCACCGCGTGGGTGGTCGTGGCGGCAATCATCGCCGACATCGTCGCCGGTTGGTACAACGGCTTCCACCAGGGTGGACACTACACGGCGATCGCGATCGCGAACCGAGCGCTCGCGGCTTTCTCGATCGTCTTGGTCGGCGTGCTCGGGAGCATCGCGCAGACGGCGGCGCTGCGAAGCGGGCGCCTCGCCGCACGCCAAAAGCAAGCGGAACGCGCCGAGGCGATCAGACATGCGTTCGAGCGCATCCGCTCGTCGCTCAACGTCGACCTCGTCGCTCGCGCGATCGTCCGCGAGGCGATCGGCACGCTCGGTGCTCGCTCGGCTCAGCTATACTTACTCGATGCTTCGACCCAGCCGGAACTCGTCTACCGCTATGACGGGACGCAAGCCGACGTGGGTGTCGAGCGAGCGACGCCGCCATCGCCGTTGACGCAATTCCTCCGCCGCGCGATCGAGAGTCGCGATCTCGTATCGCTCACGCCGAGCGATCCTGTGGCGCGTCTCGCGCTCGACGCTCTGCACGCCGATGCCGCGAGCGTCGTGCCGCTCGCCGACGCGCACGTCTCGCTCGCGATCCTCGTGCTCGCGAGCGGAGACGACGGCCCATCCTCGGGCGAGCGCGAGCCCGATGTGTGGGTCAGGTCGTTCGCCGAACAGGCGGCCACCGCGATCGCGCACGCAGCGACCTTCGTCGAACTCGGCCGGAAAAACGAAGAGCTCGCTCGGGCGAATCGCGCGATCGACGAACGCGGACAGGTCATCCGCGACATCGTGTACGCGCTTTCGCACGATCTGCGGACGCCGCTCTCAGCCGCCGCCATGACGATGCAGCAGGCGCTCGAGGGCAAGTTCGGCGCATTGCCCGCGCAATACGAAGAGATCGTGCGTCGTTCGATCGAGTCGAACAGCGAGCTCCGCCGCCTCGCCGAGACGCTGCTCATGGTCGCCAAATACGAGTCGGGCGAGCACTCGACCGAGCGCGGACCGGTGCAGCTCGGCTCCGTCGCGCGGAGCGTCGTCGACGAACTCGATCCGCTGTGGCGCGCGAAGGGGATCCGCATGCGAGTCGGCGATGACGAGGGCGCCGTTGCCGCGGGCGACGCCCGCGAGATCAGGCGCGCGGTCATGAACCTCGTCGCGAATGCCGTGTCATGGACGCCCGAAGGTGGTACGATCGCCGTCGGCGTCAAACGCGATGGTGACAACGTCGCGCTGTCCGTCGAAGATGACGGTTACGGCGTGCCGCCGTCGGAGAGGCCATCGTTGTTTCAGCGGCTTTCGACGAACGATGCTTCGCGCGTCGGTTCCGGATCCGGTCTCGGCCTCTACATCGTTCGCCGCATCGCCGAGAATCACGCCGGCGCGGCGACATATCGCCCGGTGGATCCGCATGGGAGCGAATTCGCGATCGTCATCCCCGCGTACACGCAAGTCGGACAGCATGCCTGA
- a CDS encoding Lrp/AsnC family transcriptional regulator: MSDKIDSELIRLLATDGRMSFLELARRANLSPNATAERVRKLLRRGVIKGFTAIVDQTALGRPLIVYVDIRVKPGADSLRLEQTLRTLAGAVEYTTVSGNYDYQVKLACADQDDLFKKIVKLRLQPGVQETHTRLILGETKLGA, from the coding sequence ATGAGTGACAAGATCGACAGCGAATTAATCCGTCTGCTTGCGACAGACGGGCGGATGTCGTTCCTCGAACTCGCGCGGCGCGCCAATCTTAGCCCGAATGCGACCGCGGAGCGCGTCCGCAAATTGCTACGCCGCGGGGTGATCAAGGGCTTCACGGCGATCGTCGATCAGACCGCGCTCGGCCGGCCGCTCATCGTCTATGTCGACATCCGGGTGAAACCCGGCGCCGATTCGTTGCGGCTTGAACAGACACTGCGCACGCTCGCAGGTGCGGTCGAATACACGACCGTGAGCGGGAACTACGATTATCAGGTGAAGCTCGCGTGCGCCGATCAGGACGATCTATTCAAGAAGATCGTCAAATTGCGGCTGCAGCCGGGTGTGCAGGAGACGCACACGCGGCTGATCCTCGGTGAGACGAAGCTCGGCGCCTAG
- a CDS encoding STAS domain-containing protein — MQLYRDVARAAFVRQPIGDDEYIHVFGEIDTETDADFRQTIAEAARSAKRVVIDFSRCTYVGSQGFGVLFDAKKLTDLAVIAPARIRRLMGIVGLSSLLIGPHTD; from the coding sequence ATGCAGCTATATCGCGATGTGGCGCGCGCGGCGTTCGTCAGGCAGCCGATCGGCGACGACGAGTACATCCACGTCTTCGGAGAGATCGATACCGAGACCGACGCGGACTTCCGTCAGACCATCGCTGAAGCGGCTCGAAGCGCGAAGCGCGTCGTCATCGACTTCAGCCGCTGCACCTACGTCGGATCGCAAGGCTTTGGCGTGCTCTTCGATGCGAAAAAACTGACTGATCTTGCCGTCATCGCGCCGGCGCGAATCAGGCGGCTTATGGGCATCGTCGGCCTCTCCAGCCTCCTCATCGGGCCTCACACAGACTGA